The Salmo trutta chromosome 6, fSalTru1.1, whole genome shotgun sequence genomic sequence AGAACATGGTCACGAACATGGCCACGTCGGTGGTCTTGTGGTGGAAGTTACAGAAGTTGATGCCAGAGTCCAGGACCTGAATGACGGGCTGGCCGGCGTACTCGTCCTGGACAGAGGTGTGGCAGCTCACCTCGTTGACCGTCTCAGGGTCCAGCCTCAGCTCCCTCAGTACCTCCTGGAGGGAACACTCGCAGTGCCAGGGATTGTTGGAGAGTCTTATACGGGCACTCAGCTTGGTGAAGGCCTCCTTGGGGACGCTGCGGAGCTGGTTGTTGGAGAGGTCCAGGGAGCGGAGTCCCTCGGAGACCCCAAGGAAGGCCCCTGCGTCGATACTCTCGATGTGGTTATGCGACAGGTCCAGCTCCTTGAGGCGGCGGAGGTCCTTGAAGGCCTGGTTGGGGATGTGGCTGATCCGGTTGGACGAGAGCAGGAGGGTGACGGTGTCTTCCGGTAGGTCCGGGGGGATCTGGTCAAGGCTCCGGGAGACGCACTGCACCACCACACCATTCCTCTCTGAGCAGTGGCAGCTCTTGGGGCACGCTGTCGCCATGACAACCATGAGGGCCACCACGAGACACAACGTCCTCATGGGGGAAGTGGAGACACAGAAAGAAGAAGGGAACAGGGCTTGCCAACGTGGCTGAGGAGGCCCCATTAGCTCAGCCGGTAAAAGACCTGACTATCCCCGCGGTTCCTGAACAGGTTTCAATGATTATTGATGGTACACAGCAGCTACTCATATACATATCATTTGATCCTGTACCAGCTTAATAACCCTCTGTCTTCATCCCCATATCCATCCATTGGAGTCCAGTGAAGCGACCGTAGAGTTTGACCAAAGACAGTCCGGAGGAATACAAAAGATGGGTTCCAACTAGACAGAAGAGGAAAGGAGTGGGCATATCATGTCGATCCAGACATACTGTAGCACATGTTTCAGGACAGCCTTTCACTCAGTCCTCTGAAGGCAAGGGAtctgaaatagagagagagagagagagagagagagagagagagagagagagagagagagagagagagagagagagagagagagagagagagagagagagagagagagagagagagagagagagagagagagagagagagagagagagagagagagagagattaaaagaGAGAAACAGGCCATGGCTGTTTCTTTAATGATCCATTTAGTGGAAAATCGTTTTTGTTGTAAGTCTGTGAAGTCCTGGGTAGATGAACATAACAAAGCATGTTTGAGCTGTAGTAGTGAGACAATCCAGTGTTTGAGctgtagtagtgagacaagccagtgtttgagctgtagtagtgaaacaagccagtgtttgagctgtagtagtgagacaagccagtgtttgagctgtagtagtgaaacaagccagtgtttgagctgtagtagtgaaacaagccagtgtttgagctgtagtagtgaaacaagccagtgtttgagctgtagtagtgaaacaagccagtgtttgagctgtagtagtgagacaagccagtgtttgagctgtagtagtgaaacaagccagtgtttgagctgtagtagtgaaacaagccagtgtttgagctgtagtagtgagacaagccagtgtttgagctgtagtagtgagacaagccagtgtttgagctgtagtagtgaaacaagccagtgtttgagctgtagtagtgagacaagccagtgtttgagctgtagtagtgagacaagccagtgtttgagctgtagtagtgaaacaagccagtgtttgagctgtagtagtgagacaagccagtgtttgagctgtagtagtgaaacaagccagtgtttgagctgtagtagtgagacaagccagtgCTTATATCTTCAGTAATTCCATCTGGTAGAAATCATATCTATTGATTTCTTGATGCACAAAAGGCTTTGAAAAACAGTACATTGAAAAAGCATCCTTTAAAAAAATCCTTCGTCAATGACACTGCAAAACAAAAAACTATTTTGATCTGTTAAAAATAGGTATTGATAATGCATTAAGGGGAAACATTGTTTATCCAATTTGAGCACCAATTTTCCAAAGCTAAAAAATAACTACACGACAATGTGGTCTATTTGAATTTGattgatactgtactgtatggtggGCGCCTGTTCTCCCATTTCTTACGGTGCTGAACGCAAAGAGAGTAtctccagtctccagtccctTGCCCTGACACTATAAATAGAAAAGATACATTACCCTAGCAATAATAGATTGCTCTGGTAGTTCCAGATGGTTACTCCCAATCCCGGACCATGGAGATTCACAGCAGCAAGCCTACTGTAAAACTCTTGAGGAACGTTCCCACAATAATTTAAATCATTGAGGAATTTTTCCCTGTGATTTGTTTTCTATTGAACACTTTAACATAGACCAAACAGAAACTGTGACTCAATATTCCcttttcatttgattaatatttgCTGACAACATTCCTGAGACAGTGACTTTTTTGCATTCTCCAAATGTTTGCGCAGCATTAATTCATGTCAAAGGTGGTTTCTAACCTCACAACAAGCTCATGGGAAACCATAGCATTCAGCCAACATGTCCTGCTCTCCGTCTGCCTGTTTGAAGTCCATGAATCCTCACAGGTCTACCACCACATTATTAGCTAGACACCACAGCTTGATTTAGCCAGTTAGCCCACATGTCCGACTGAAACCAAAACATTAAACAGTATATAGCCTATGATCACCCGCGGACAGAGGGTCTGCTTTGTCTCTGTAACCCAGGGCGACACAGAAACCTAAATGTTAGATTTATCCTTCTCATGACATACAGTACTTCCATAGGTACAATTAGGCTACCAGTGGTCCGCAAGCAGCAAAACATATGCAGTTTTAACAAGGCGACTCACTTTTCAGAATGCATGAGGTCATTCAGGTGGAGAAAGTacgtttttctttttctttctgaaTCGTTTCATGCATGGTAGAGGCACTGTTTTATCAGTGTCACTGTTAATATAGTCTAATGGTCATCATTtggtggtggtgataatgatgataatgaagAACCGAATGTAGTATAATTTATTTCAAGTTCAAGTTTTATTGTTACATGCACAAAACCATTTCATTGTTCAACTTGCGAGCTTAATTTCCCATCCAACTCAATTGATGATTTCTGTAGTCTAAAAAGTAACAGGAATGTACTTTTCAATGACCTAAAAAAACGTATAAAAATATCTAAAAATACTCATCTTTAATAATATCGACCTTTTATAAATAATATCGACCTTTTATAAATCAACTATCTATAGCACTACTTACCTTGTCTTTTTCTCCCGACTTGTTTTCAGAATGAGAGTATGGTCCAGTCAGGGCTATACCGTTGCTTCATCAACGTAAAGTAAAATGCAAACCAACAAAGGAATCAGTATCGAGTGGAGAGTGACCGAACATCGAATGAGCGCAGTAGGTATAACGCACCGCCTCCACTTGTTGCAGTCATAATAAAAGGTACTATAAAGTTGATTCTCCTCTAcgctacactgtgtgtgtgtgccggttGCGTCAAGACTTCCGAACCTCGTTCAGTTTGCGCGCGCACATATTGGACAGTTTGGATCCATTTGGGACCTCCACTTGCTTTCTTTGCGTTATATTGAGGTGTCTCTCCCAGTTCATCGTAAATCGTCCCTGCAATATTTTTGAATGCTTTTGCAAAtgtgtgacacaactgtgggaaacactggagtcaacatgggccagcatcctagttgaacgctttcgacaccttgtagagtccattcccttaTGAATTGAGTccgttctgagggcaaaagggggttcaactcaatattaggaaggtgttcctaatgttttgtacgctcagtcTATATGGAATGCATTGCTTAGAGCCACCCCATCCAGAAATATCCAATAAATGTGAGGAGTTTCAACGTGAAGTCTGTATAGACATTCTACCATAGGGAGATGTCAAGCACATCACTCTGTTAATATGGATTTGCTTGAACTAAATCCCTCAGTAGTCACCTCCTGGAGGTGATTGCAAGTGTTGTCCATCTTGAGGACTGAAATGAGAGGACTGTCTAGAAAGCC encodes the following:
- the lrrc3 gene encoding leucine-rich repeat-containing protein 3; translation: MRTLCLVVALMVVMATACPKSCHCSERNGVVVQCVSRSLDQIPPDLPEDTVTLLLSSNRISHIPNQAFKDLRRLKELDLSHNHIESIDAGAFLGVSEGLRSLDLSNNQLRSVPKEAFTKLSARIRLSNNPWHCECSLQEVLRELRLDPETVNEVSCHTSVQDEYAGQPVIQVLDSGINFCNFHHKTTDVAMFVTMFCWFAMVIAYVIYYVRHNQEDARRHMEYLKSLPSSSQISKDFDTASTVL